Below is a genomic region from Erythrobacter aureus.
TATCGCGATCTCGCCAGAGATCGGCAAGCTCTGATGCGGCAAGGCGTGCCTGCGAAAAGAAGCGACGCATAGTTAGAGCAGCCTTATTCCGAAGGTGAGCTTCACCGTGGCGATAATGAAGCCGATTCCGAGGCCGATAGCGTAGGGAGTCGGCGCAGCGGCGTTGATGTATCCGGCGAAGATGAGAGCTCCGAGCAAGGCGAAGATGGCGGCTGCCCAGCGCTGCTTTGCGTGAGGGATCATCCCGGAGAGCATCATGGGGAGGGCAGCCGTTATGAGGGTAATGACCCCAGCAAAGAGCCACTCGAAAAGAGGCATTATGCAGCCCTCTTATGTTCATCGAAAAGCAGGTCGACGGCGAGAGGCAGGTTCGCGGCGACTGGGATATGGGGATTGGCTGCGATGAACTCGTGCCGGTTGGCGCGACCGATAGGCGCATCGATAAGGATGACGTTGATGCCAGCCTCTGAAAGTGAACATGCTTCGTGCGGCTGGTCATCGACCATGTGAGTGACGCCGAGTTTCTTACAGGCGTGCGATTTGCACTGGGCAAAATAGTCGTCTTTGTCCGTGCTCCCTACATGGAATGTGGGGACCGGAGGCGCGCTGCGGTGGTCGAGCCACTGCTGTGTGAGGTGAGCGACTGCGTTGGGCCGACGCGTGATGTAGCAGGCAAGAAGCCCAGCGTCGTGAAGCCGATGGGCAGCTTCGATGGCGTCAGGAAGTGCAGGGGCGCCTAGGAGCACATCTTCACGATCCCAGAAGGCGAGGTCGGGCTTCAGCTTCTGGGCGATCTGCGGGTCGTTATGGGTGAACGGTTCCCAATAGATTTGGGTTTCGATGATGTCGGACACGGGAATGGATAAGTCACGAGCCATCGCCTCGCGGGCAGATGCCATGATGCCGACAACACAGTTGTCCAGATCGAGACCAACCTTCATGCAGCATTCCTTTCGCGTGTGAGATATGTGAACTCGCAAGCCGGAGCGGTCTTGTCTTTATAGACGGTTTCAACCTTCCAAGGCGTGGTGAGCATTTGAAAAAATGTGTCGCCTTCGGTGACGACATCGACGGTCGTCACATGCGCTTTTGTGAGCCAGTCTAGCTCGAGAGCCTGTTGGTAGATCCGCGCGCCTCCGATGAAGGCGATAGCATTTGCGATAGGCCTCGATGCGACTGCAAGCTGGATGGCAGCTTCGAAGTTGGGAGCTGCGATTGCATCACGGTTTTCCAACGGGCGGCTGGTGACGACGATCGAGATGCGGCCGCGTAAAGGGCCGGGCAGGGAGTCCCAGGTGTTGCGCCCCATGATCATCGCTGTGCCCATGGTGAGCATCTTGAAGCGTTTCAGGTCATGAGGCGCGTGCCATGGAATGGCGCCATCGCGCCCGATG
It encodes:
- a CDS encoding dihydrofolate reductase, encoding MEIGAIHENSFLIAARSTNDVIGRDGAIPWHAPHDLKRFKMLTMGTAMIMGRNTWDSLPGPLRGRISIVVTSRPLENRDAIAAPNFEAAIQLAVASRPIANAIAFIGGARIYQQALELDWLTKAHVTTVDVVTEGDTFFQMLTTPWKVETVYKDKTAPACEFTYLTRERNAA